ACAATAACAACAGGCACTACTGATGATCAACAACGGTATTGTGAACGAAGATGGGCAGAGGAAATCTTCAAAACTcagcaaaattaaaaataatttatatttgcaaaaatgtttaatttctaattctctacaaatttaaacacggttatgttcatgggaaaacccctttaagggtctttTGGACAACTGAGTCGCTGAATAAATACAACAGTGATCATCTGACAATCTCAGACCATCTAGACCAGCCGAAAATTCATTGATTATGGATAGTACATCGTCTCGTGTAAGCAGAGCTTGTGCTTCACCGTATAGGGGTCAATGATCGGATTAACAACTGTTCGTCCTCATGCAGGGCCAAACATACTCTATAACTGACCACTAATGGAATTGTTATACCTATGATCAATGCATGTTATGGCCAGGCATCAGCCCACGTACAAGGACCCTTACTCTTTATATCAGAATCATACATGATTTAGCAAATGACCGGAATTACATGTATAAGTCACGTAATGTCATGtaacaccatataccaccatcaAATCATTGATATTTCTCACAGAAATAATATGATGTACAATGACTGACGTTTTGGAATTTGATATGTAGAATGGCCATAAATTTCTAAGATGGTAatgccccttaaagggatcctgtcacatggaaaatgatgTTGAGCCtgaaggcagcatgttatagagcagaagaagGTAAGCAGATTGATCTACTGAATGTATGACCACAACGCTATATAACCTATCATTTATCTATTGAAATCTGAATGGTCAGCctaaagattattaaaagtttcGGGCTGATTTGGGGTTATTGTACATTGGAATCATATGGCTAAGATGTTACATGTGGTATTCTCTGTAATGTCATGCTTTGATATGTCCTGTCTACCTTTCTCCAGCTGTCTGGTAACAGTCAGGTACTCTTCATGAAGCTCGATCTAGCCTCCATGGCATCCATTAAGTCATTCTGCCAAACGTTTCTGAGCAGTGAACCTCGCCTGGACATACTTATCAACAATGCAGGTAAGACACCAGGATCtaggacatagctccatcctgATGTACATGGGGAAGCACATGACACTCTTGTTAATAGATAAAGAACCAATGTGCCCATCTATTcagatcaggggtaggcaacctttggcactccagctgttgtaaaactacaactcccagcatgtatacttgttctgctgttcttggaactcccatggacatgaatggagcatgttgggagttgtagtttcacagaagctggagtgccgaaagttgctgacccctgatctagaaggTCATTGCTACAATCCTTACAGCAAATAGCCCAAAGTGCTGAAATGACAGTATTTATGGCATTGCTTTCTCTTATGGCAATTTTAGGTATTGAAGGTAAAGGCAAGACTGAAGATGGTTTCAATTTGGTCTTTGGAGTCAATCACTTGGGTCATTTTCTACTGACTCATTTGCTTTTGGATCGCCTCAAGCAGTGCACTCCCAGCCGTATTGTGGTTCTTGCCTCCAAAGCTTATAACAGGGGAAAGATTGACTTCAAGAATCTAAATCCATCTGGAGAAACATGGAAGGAAATTCTCCAGGCCTATTGTGACAGTAAACTCGCCAATGTTCTGTTTGCTCGCGAGCTAGCTAACAGACTCCAGGGCACCGATGTGACTTGTTATTCTGTTCACCCAGGTAGGTACCTCCATTCTGTGCTCTGTTCTTTAGCTGCGGTATATAGTTTTAAGAATCTAACTAGTGTTCCACTATATGACAGATCTGTATGGAAAGACATTATGGAGATATATTTCCCTAGATGCAATGCTTTCTATAGGCAATATCTCCATAATATGGCATTAAATAGAGGATGCCACAGGTTTTTTTTGCATATGAGATCAAACGTgagttctcttcagaccccagagtataataagcagaggcccagggtaggtgatcAAACGTAaagaacagtgttactcacccatGATTGGGTCTCAGCGTCACAGGGTGTGAAGCATTCTGACactacgtgactgctgaggcccaatcacaggcctcagcggtccctgacaacaggcagaagacagcagggagtcacgccagagcccaggagaggtgagtgggcTTTTTTTTCGGTCTGAGGAGATCCCACAGTATGATCATAGCAGTTTTGGTTCAGACTTGTTCAGTCCAAGTGaaactgcaaatattgtaatagCTGAATCAAAATAACCGACCTGAGCAAAATCACCTTGGTTATCTTGGTTACTGTTCGGTTTCAATTATCTTTCGATTAATCGCCCTCCCCTACCCAGGGCTGGCGTCAGCATGTGGCAAACCCAGACAAGCTCTTGAGActgtttaaataaaaataaaaaataaaaaagaaagaaattgaccattacctgctggagtaattatAGTGGGTAACAGGCAATATTTGTTGAGCAAACCTCATGACAATCTCACAAGCATCACCTggcgattttttattttttttgtaccaaaAACATTTGAACCAAAACTTCTCTTATACTAGGagttctcttcagacctcagagtataatgatcggaggtccaagggaggtgaggaaacataaaaaccagcattactcacctctcctgggctccggcgcaacTCCCTCCTGCCTTTGGGCCTCTTCGATGACGTCACGTCATTGTCACAACACATAATAACACTGGCGTAacccacatctgtgacatcattgaagagggctGAAGACAATAGGGAGgcatgctggagcccaggagaggtaagtaacactgtttttttctgtttgatcaccttcccttggcctccgatcattatactggggagtCTGAAAAgaatggggcccagtctttgctagttacgccgctgtagatatatatacatagatactTATATCTGTGGGCTcccactcagtttctgcattgagcacttccattaatacagatgaaaACGTTCACTGCACTGttaacagtatcaggccctgttcacatgttgaaatgtggcgctgattttgcgtcagattcttccctcattttGTTCCCATTAAAAACAATTGGATAGgatgctgggaaaaaaaattaaaaatcatgcAAATCATAAAAGTAGAGTCTGTAATGTATAGCGGGATGTATAGGTAGAGCTGGGGAATTTCTGGTTTGGGATAGTAAGAGTTTGTTGCCTTCTGTGTATACAAATCCCATAGACTACTATAAAGATTATGATTTCTTTTACGCCTTCTATGTAAATATCTTCCCTTCTTTCAGGTGTGGTACTCACTAATTTAGGACGCAACTTCCCATACTGGCTTCAGGTACTTCTGTTTCCTCTCGCCTGGCTCCTGCTGAAAACACCTATGGATGGAGCGCAGACCTCTATTTACTGTGCTGTCCAAGAGGGGATTGAAATGTACAGCGGGCGCTACTTCGCCGACTGCCAGGTTCAACAGGTCAAGCCCCATGCTCGGGATGACGCAGTAGCCAAGAAACTGTGGGAAGTTAGTGAAGATCTCCTTGGATTAACTAAATAAAAGCTCTGCCACCTCCGTTTCATCTCAGGGCACCGCAGGTCTCCCTATAAATCTATAGGCCTGTCTTACTgacaacaatctatgcaaataATTGGAAAATTTTACTGACGTATTCACAGATAGTAAATTAATATTATTTCCCAATCTTTTATTTCCAGTTTTCTCAAAGGAAGCATGACTAATATATATTTTAACATTTAGTATTTTCAATAATGAAagctaaaaaaaattagaatacaGAAATGTTTTCCAATGCCTTCACATTCCACATTTCTTTTCCGGCTAATAATAATTCATTACATTTATTTTCAGGGCCATATATTATATTTGTTGTTTAATCAAAGTGaccaaggaaagtaaaaaaagaaatgtcCTTGTAGTAATAGAAAATAACAGTGGTGTGTGAGCAGGGCTACGAATATGGAATCAAATGTAATAGACTCTGACTTCAAAATATAATGATATGATATTATAGaactattaaaggggatgtccaggcaaaaaatggtcaacccttttaaagtttaattaattaagcaatgaaattaaaaaatgcatactcacctgaccCCATTGCTCCGGTGTCTTTGCACACCTCCCGTTTCATCCgctcccacggcgtcttccagcgttgtgctgaagccattgattggcctcagcggtcacgtgtatTTGCTAAAAATTCGGGGCTTTATATGCTGGACAACTTCTTTAGGCTGCTTATCCTCCGGACCAATCCTTTAGCCTGCCTATGTACCTGATCACTCTTTGGTTAGCCAGCCTGACCGCTCATTCTTTAGCCTTTCTATCGAGTGGACCACACTTTCTTTATCATGTCTATCCACTGGACCACTACATATTTTGTTCTCGACCACCCCTTCCTCAACATTTTAACTATGGCAATGCTAAAGGTTAACTATTGCACTGAGGTCAACTAAAGTTCATATAGATTCAAGTCACATAGGTAATAGATCTTTACAGTCAGTAAGCAGTGAAGAGATCCAATTTAAAGtatgaccttaaagggatattcccatctccaggatcatgTTTAAACTTGTAGCTTATGccaactgaagtgttttacccaatacatgaCTTTGTTTACTTTACTCCATTAGTCAGGTACAGCTGAATATGCCTCCTCAGTGTGTACAGGGttcagaccacctctgctatctagTGGCTGGGCTGTCCTCTTATCTTCATTGTGATTAatggctaagggtaagttcacatggggttttttagtccagtgcagtacaccggcatccagtcacacactccgctccggattaggcccaaatgaatgggcctagtcggaagggagtgtcttcaggcggatgtcgcgaggcgaatccgcctgaatgagcctgtcgctttttttttccgtttgttccggctcccattgatttcaatgggagccgtctttttggtcaggattttgtagcctcaaaatcctcaacaaaaaacaccgtgtgaacttaccctaatggagCAGTCTGTCAGCTACACAAAGTGATAAGTGCTAGACCAGTGCTTGATCAGTGCCCTGTTCGCACGCTGCTGGCCACCAACTTGTCActaaaaccaggaagtggaggggagaggagacaggcgACAAAGAGAAACCCTGAGATGGGAAAGTCCCTTCAGACATCAGGGAATATAAAATTCGCAATTCTTTTGTTTTGTTCAAATCTAAGTTTGTAAGATCATGAAAATAAAAGCCCAAATCAACCCAATATGTATTACCTCCATCTCAATGTTACACCATGGCTCACATGACCACATCTCAGCGTGTAGTCTGACTTAGTTTTAACAATTTCAGAAGTTTTGTCTCTTTATTAAACTGATTTCCGTTATTGTTTAGGACTTGTTGATAAAATTGTGTTAGAAACTTTAAGGAGGAAAATGGTCTTTTGCAATATTTCTGTCCGGACGGTGTTCAGTAGTTACTACTAGCTGTGTGTTCATAAAAATACTAATATATTTTGTCACTAAAGGAAATAATTTACTGTTAATTTCTAGCAATATTTTGTATAGATATAAAACTTGTTTTAGTAATctattaataaagaaaaaattATCATGCAAACTAATATTATGAATGACTTTAAAAGCCATATTTCTACAGGATACCTGTTTTTTCTATAGCGTTTGGTATTTCATACTGTCTTATGACAATGATACAAATGGCGATCTGGTTTTCAGGTGGAAGAACATTTGGTTTCCAGTGACCACTAATGTTTATGGTTTGATACAAAACCAGACTGGGAGCAGCAGGGGCATATCTAGGAAAGATGGGGCCCATAGAAACTTTTTTGACTGAGGCCCCCCAgttccccacatgatataatgccccctttactgtcccCATCACATTATAACACCATCTTTACTGATCCTTTCTCACAATATTAGCCTTTTAtcagtccccatacaatatattgccTGTTATTGtacccatacagtatattttccCTACTACAGGCTCACGGTACAGAATGTGCCTCCACTTACAGACTCCCAcgcagtaagtgcccctgttacaggaCCTCATGCAGTAAGGGCCCCTGTTACAAGTCCTAAATAAAGACTTTACTGTATGGGGCACTGTAACAGGGACCCTTAATTTCTGGGGTGCATGTGACAGGGCCCCTTACTGTGTTGGAGGCCTGCAATAGCAGCCCTTGCAGTACGGGAGGCTGTAATATGGACCCTTACTATATCTGGGGCCCGTAGTTTGTGCCCCTTACTGTATGGGTGCCTGCAACAGAGGCCCTTACTTTATGAATATCTGTAATaaggcccttactgtatggggacctgtaAAAGGAGCCCTTTCTTTATGGAGATCCATAACAGGGCCCTTACTATATGGGGGAATGTAAGAGGTTTCAGTAAGGACTCTACACCATCTAGTGCCCCCATCGGTAACAGATGATTTTTATGTTCACCACCTGCTGGAGGTTCCAGGGAAGTGGTAGTGGGTTCGAGCTGGGGAAGGTGCCCATTGAGTCTCTAACAGCTGGGTCCCTAATCTAGAGTGAGGTACAGATGAGACATTGCCACCATTTATGGGCTGCCCAAAATCCCTAAATGGTAGACCCATTGTCTTGGGTAACACAAAGCACTAACATTTATGTGGATCATTATCATTATACGCTAGCATGGATCTCCTGAAGAAGTTGGAATATCTTGACGTGGGGCCTGGAAGCAACTATCAATGACTACTCATTTCTATCCCTGAATATCTGTCACATACACTTTCTTACTTTCTCAGGTGAACAGGGATTTTACTCTTTCATCTTAAGCTGCTGGAGTTTACTCTCACTCACAAGTACTCTGTGTATAGCTCCAGTATAGCTTGTGCATAGCTCCACTTtcttgtacactcaccggccactttattaggtacaccatgctagtaacgggttggacccccttttgccttcagaactgcctcaattcttcgtggcatagatacaacaaggtgctggaagcattcctcagagattttggtccatattgacatgatggcatcacacagttgccgcagatttgtcggctgcacatccatgatgcgaatctcccgttccaccacatcccaaagatgctctattggattgagatctggtgactgtggaggcca
This sequence is a window from Leptodactylus fuscus isolate aLepFus1 chromosome 2, aLepFus1.hap2, whole genome shotgun sequence. Protein-coding genes within it:
- the DHRS13 gene encoding dehydrogenase/reductase SDR family member 13; the encoded protein is MAAVLLLSGGVVMGLYVLIYYNFIRGRHCKSDTSLKGKTVLVTGANVGIGKMTALDMAKRGARVILACRVKETGEAAAYDIRRLSGNSQVLFMKLDLASMASIKSFCQTFLSSEPRLDILINNAGIEGKGKTEDGFNLVFGVNHLGHFLLTHLLLDRLKQCTPSRIVVLASKAYNRGKIDFKNLNPSGETWKEILQAYCDSKLANVLFARELANRLQGTDVTCYSVHPGVVLTNLGRNFPYWLQVLLFPLAWLLLKTPMDGAQTSIYCAVQEGIEMYSGRYFADCQVQQVKPHARDDAVAKKLWEVSEDLLGLTK